A single Augochlora pura isolate Apur16 chromosome 2, APUR_v2.2.1, whole genome shotgun sequence DNA region contains:
- the Ankle2 gene encoding ankyrin repeat and LEM domain-containing protein 2 yields the protein MNENDQMLQAMNMTCINTNVSNEIVFHAVYIPEENVITESNTKENVRVYMDKTEALKVIKEFKTGRLKSFKKRSEAEEYAKTGFEKTLCNNNSTASPIAVVEEKSSNFKAPRPQELVCFRKLIRDGNLCGVKTTSWGNPRYLIGSGDTPAILQEGCRYNALHIAVKADKPDMCELILNTVGNAEFIRLLYGDECKSYLDRAQIMLDLYLNTPDKGLNETPLHFAVKFGFKNVVKVLVSYPCCVKTLPNKYKQLPIDIICSRTCQEDEELKKEIRLLLEDQYYVPVLRSDDSTLQPVIGEPFSPTSPMSIKLDPLSPRLEVRAFAGPMTKSRALEFRKEWKTPPRRRMTPVKKIFEDESDSPINNLSLRLQDPEKGLERIGRDLAEEYDVPWKEFWPFLNDFADFRTSDGLAKLETYIKHKFYDQILQYSERIFLHRSRTNLNSENKTEPTDEIDYLCNKLQSCSLFNAENQDSVDELEFFTPPSSPKLITGSSDDEMYIAEEGPITFLEGSEPTKLDYAVYYAVLSPINSTTYPNIYRWQQDMQLAMKRDSPRTNNARLSRRKLILSP from the exons ATGAATGAAAACGATCAAATGCTACAAGCAATGAATATGACTTGTATAAATACTAATGTGTcaaatgaaatagtttttcatGCTGTTTATATACCCGAAGAAAATGTAATCACAGAAAGTAATACGAAag AAAATGTCCGGGTTTATATGGATAAAACAGAAGCATTGAAAGTAATTAAAGAGTTCAAAACTGGACGtctgaaatcatttaaaaagcGTTCAGAAGCCGAAGAATATGCAAAGACAGGTTTTGAGAAAACATTgtgtaataacaatagtaCAGCATCTCCAATAGCTGTGGTGGAAGAGAAGTCGAGTAACTTCAAAGCTCCACGGCCACAGGAGTTAGtgtgtttcagaaaattaattagagatGGGAATTTATGTGGTGTAAAAACTACTTCATGGGGAAATCCACGGTATTTAATTGGTAGTGGTGATACACCTGCAATTTtacaa gaaGGGTGTCGTTACAATGCATTGCACATTGCAGTTAAAGCAGACAAACCAGATATGTGTGAGTTAATATTAAACACTGTTGGAAATGCAGAATTTATAAGGTTACTTTATGGAGATGAGTGCAAGAGCTATCTGGATCGAGCACAGATTAtgttagatttatatttaaatacaccAGATAAAGGACTAAATGAAACACCATTACACTTTGCAGTTAAATTTGGTTTCAAAAATGTAGTCAAAGTTCTTGTTTCGTATCCATGTTGTGTAAAAACATTACCAAACAAGTATAAACAACTACCAATAGAT ataatatGTAGCAGAACATGTCAGGAAGAtgaagaattgaaaaaagaGATACGCTTATTACTAGAAGATCAGTATTATGTACCTGTATTAAGATCAGATGATAGCACATTACAGCCTGTTATAGGAGAGCCATTCTCTCCAACTAGTCCAATG AGTATAAAGCTGGATCCATTAAGTCCACGTTTAGAAGTACGTGCATTTGCTGGACCAATGACCAAATCTCGTGCATTGGAATTCAGGAAAGAATGGAAAACTCCTCCGCGTCGTCGCATGACTCCTGTTAAAAAGATTTTTGAAGATGAATCTGACAGTCCCATTAACAACTTATCCTTGAGATTACAAGATCCAGAAAAAGGACTTGAACGAATTGGAAG AGATTTAGCAGAAGAATATGACGTGCCATGGAAAGAATTTTGGCCATTCTTGAATGACTTTGCAGATTTTCGTACTTCAGACGGTTTAGCGAAACTTgaaacatatataaaacacAAATTTTATGACCAGATACTTCAGTACAGTGAG AGGATCTTTTTACATCGTAGTAGAACGAATTTAAACTCAGAAAACAAAACGGAACCTACTGATGAAATagattatttatgtaataagtTACAATCATGTTCGTTATTTAATGCAGAGAATCAAGATAGTGTAG aTGAATTAGAGTTTTTTACACCACCATCATCGCCGAAATTAATAACAGGTAGTTCTGACGATGAAATGTACATTGCAGAAGAAGGTCCTATAACTTTTCTTGAAGG ATCCGAACCAACAAAATTGGATTATGCTGTTTATTATGCAGTACTATCACCAATTAATTCTACTACATATCCTAATATTTATCGTTGGCAACAAGACATGCAGCTTGCTATGAAACGTGATTCACCCAG AACTAACAATGCAAGGCTATccagaagaaaattaattttgtctcCTTAG
- the Clc gene encoding clathrin light chain isoform X3: MVEVNMDAFGDNFVIEGEVDPVAEFVAREQDQLAGLEDEIPPVSICTPSAGSNANVGPGGDAEGSFEIIEATGQPNETQSPPATEVSSKPPPVKEEPEKIRKWREEQKARLEEKDAEEEKKKDEWREAARKELEEWYKHHAETISKTKTTNRESAKNAEKQFVAEADEVEPGTEWERIAKLCDFNPKSSRTSKDVSRMRSIILQLKQTPPTPVTL; the protein is encoded by the exons aTGGTTGAAg tcaATATGGATGCATTTGGTGACAACTTTGTCATTGAAGGAGAAGTAGATCCTGTAGCAGAATTTGTAGCACGAGAACAGGATCAATTGGCAGGACTTGAAGATGAAATTCCACCAGTTTCTATCTGTACTCCTTCGGCAGGATCAAATGCAAAtg TTGGCCCAGGTGGCGATGCTGAAGGTAGctttgaaataatagaagcTACTGGACAACCTAATGAAACACAATCCCCACCAGCTACAG AAGTTTCATCCAAGCCGCCACCTGTAAAAGAGGAGCCTGAAAAAATACGGAAATGGAGAGAAGAACAAAAGGCTAGATTAGAGGAAaaag AcgcagaagaagaaaaaaagaaagacgaaTGGAGGGAGGCTGCAAGGAAAGAGTTAGAAGAATGGTATAAACATCACGCAGAAACTATTAGTAAAACAAAAACCACAAACAG GGAATCAGCCAA GAACGCCGAGAAACAATTCGTTGCAGAAGCCGATGAAGTGGAACCAGGAACAGAATGGGAACGCATCGCAAAGCTTTGTGATTTTAATCCAAAATCTTCACGCACCTCTAAAGATGTTTCCCGGATGCGTTcaatcattttacaattaaaacaaacTCCACCTACTCCGGTCACTCTTTGA
- the Clc gene encoding clathrin light chain isoform X1, with translation MVEVNMDAFGDNFVIEGEVDPVAEFVAREQDQLAGLEDEIPPVSICTPSAGSNANDNLPENFGNLKVGPGGDAEGSFEIIEATGQPNETQSPPATEVSSKPPPVKEEPEKIRKWREEQKARLEEKDAEEEKKKDEWREAARKELEEWYKHHAETISKTKTTNRESAKNAEKQFVAEADEVEPGTEWERIAKLCDFNPKSSRTSKDVSRMRSIILQLKQTPPTPVTL, from the exons aTGGTTGAAg tcaATATGGATGCATTTGGTGACAACTTTGTCATTGAAGGAGAAGTAGATCCTGTAGCAGAATTTGTAGCACGAGAACAGGATCAATTGGCAGGACTTGAAGATGAAATTCCACCAGTTTCTATCTGTACTCCTTCGGCAGGATCAAATGCAAAtg ATAATTTACCTGAAAATTTTGGCAATTTAAAAGTTGGCCCAGGTGGCGATGCTGAAGGTAGctttgaaataatagaagcTACTGGACAACCTAATGAAACACAATCCCCACCAGCTACAG AAGTTTCATCCAAGCCGCCACCTGTAAAAGAGGAGCCTGAAAAAATACGGAAATGGAGAGAAGAACAAAAGGCTAGATTAGAGGAAaaag AcgcagaagaagaaaaaaagaaagacgaaTGGAGGGAGGCTGCAAGGAAAGAGTTAGAAGAATGGTATAAACATCACGCAGAAACTATTAGTAAAACAAAAACCACAAACAG GGAATCAGCCAA GAACGCCGAGAAACAATTCGTTGCAGAAGCCGATGAAGTGGAACCAGGAACAGAATGGGAACGCATCGCAAAGCTTTGTGATTTTAATCCAAAATCTTCACGCACCTCTAAAGATGTTTCCCGGATGCGTTcaatcattttacaattaaaacaaacTCCACCTACTCCGGTCACTCTTTGA
- the Clc gene encoding clathrin light chain isoform X4: MDAFGDNFVIEGEVDPVAEFVAREQDQLAGLEDEIPPVSICTPSAGSNANDNLPENFGNLKVGPGGDAEGSFEIIEATGQPNETQSPPATEVSSKPPPVKEEPEKIRKWREEQKARLEEKDAEEEKKKDEWREAARKELEEWYKHHAETISKTKTTNRESAKNAEKQFVAEADEVEPGTEWERIAKLCDFNPKSSRTSKDVSRMRSIILQLKQTPPTPVTL; this comes from the exons ATGGATGCATTTGGTGACAACTTTGTCATTGAAGGAGAAGTAGATCCTGTAGCAGAATTTGTAGCACGAGAACAGGATCAATTGGCAGGACTTGAAGATGAAATTCCACCAGTTTCTATCTGTACTCCTTCGGCAGGATCAAATGCAAAtg ATAATTTACCTGAAAATTTTGGCAATTTAAAAGTTGGCCCAGGTGGCGATGCTGAAGGTAGctttgaaataatagaagcTACTGGACAACCTAATGAAACACAATCCCCACCAGCTACAG AAGTTTCATCCAAGCCGCCACCTGTAAAAGAGGAGCCTGAAAAAATACGGAAATGGAGAGAAGAACAAAAGGCTAGATTAGAGGAAaaag AcgcagaagaagaaaaaaagaaagacgaaTGGAGGGAGGCTGCAAGGAAAGAGTTAGAAGAATGGTATAAACATCACGCAGAAACTATTAGTAAAACAAAAACCACAAACAG GGAATCAGCCAA GAACGCCGAGAAACAATTCGTTGCAGAAGCCGATGAAGTGGAACCAGGAACAGAATGGGAACGCATCGCAAAGCTTTGTGATTTTAATCCAAAATCTTCACGCACCTCTAAAGATGTTTCCCGGATGCGTTcaatcattttacaattaaaacaaacTCCACCTACTCCGGTCACTCTTTGA
- the Clc gene encoding clathrin light chain isoform X2 has protein sequence MDAFGDNFVIEGEVDPVAEFVAREQDQLAGLEDEIPPVSICTPSAGSNANDNLPENFGNLKVGPGGDAEGSFEIIEATGQPNETQSPPATEVSSKPPPVKEEPEKIRKWREEQKARLEEKDAEEEKKKDEWREAARKELEEWYKHHAETISKTKTTNRNAEKQFVAEADEVEPGTEWERIAKLCDFNPKSSRTSKDVSRMRSIILQLKQTPPTPVTL, from the exons ATGGATGCATTTGGTGACAACTTTGTCATTGAAGGAGAAGTAGATCCTGTAGCAGAATTTGTAGCACGAGAACAGGATCAATTGGCAGGACTTGAAGATGAAATTCCACCAGTTTCTATCTGTACTCCTTCGGCAGGATCAAATGCAAAtg ATAATTTACCTGAAAATTTTGGCAATTTAAAAGTTGGCCCAGGTGGCGATGCTGAAGGTAGctttgaaataatagaagcTACTGGACAACCTAATGAAACACAATCCCCACCAGCTACAG AAGTTTCATCCAAGCCGCCACCTGTAAAAGAGGAGCCTGAAAAAATACGGAAATGGAGAGAAGAACAAAAGGCTAGATTAGAGGAAaaag AcgcagaagaagaaaaaaagaaagacgaaTGGAGGGAGGCTGCAAGGAAAGAGTTAGAAGAATGGTATAAACATCACGCAGAAACTATTAGTAAAACAAAAACCACAAACAG GAACGCCGAGAAACAATTCGTTGCAGAAGCCGATGAAGTGGAACCAGGAACAGAATGGGAACGCATCGCAAAGCTTTGTGATTTTAATCCAAAATCTTCACGCACCTCTAAAGATGTTTCCCGGATGCGTTcaatcattttacaattaaaacaaacTCCACCTACTCCGGTCACTCTTTGA
- the Cyca gene encoding cyclin A — translation MATIRVHEDQENRIADIRRGKENITVPLQPQTLQQSKRAVLGAIHNNCNRNSKVEIYKDEKLGKTKAVIPTQFEPFKVYEEKKEEVLFKIYEDKLEEETSVALRDSKDKKEQKDKQDVVSERQKPRLEVNPINITNLPTFCNDNIQNIYQKKQNEEIFQHDSPMSLEKNVSYSSSLKKELQRRRCSTKEMRMSFFDVDEYRADIFYYLRVTETQHRPKPGYMKKQPDITYSMRSILVDWLVEVAEEYQLQTETLYLAVSYIDRFLSYMSVVRAKLQLVGTAAMFIAAKYEEVYPPDVGEFVYITDDTYTKKQVLRMEHLILRVLSFDLTVPTPLTFLMEYCISNNLPEKIKFLAMYLCELSMLEGDPYLQFLPSHLAASALSLARHTLLEEMWPHELELATGYCLKDLKECIIFLNKTFCNALNIQQQAIQDKYKSSKYGHVALLLPRRIDYVTLTSEDEEDNA, via the exons ATGGCCACGATTCGAGTACACGAGGATCAAGAAAATCGTATTGCCGATATTCGCCGTGGTAAAGAGAATATCACTGTTCCTCTTCAACCTCAAACGCTACAGCAATCAAAACGTGCAGTCCTGGGTGCTATTCACAATAATTGCAATCGCAATTCAAAAGTG GAAATTTATAAAGATGAGAAGCTTGGAAAGACAAAAGCAGTCATTCCCACACAGTTTGAACCATTTAAAGTctatgaagaaaaaaaggaggaagtTTTGTTTAAGATATATGAGGATAAATTAGAAGAAGAAACTTCTGTTGCTTTAAGAGACTCAAAGGACAAGAAAGAGCAGAAGGATAAACAAGATGTTGTGTCTGAAAGGCAGAAGCCAAGATTAGAGGTGAATCCTATAAATATAACGAATTTGCCAACATTTTGCAATGATAATATTCAAAACATATACCAGAAGAAGCAAAATGAAGAGATTTTTCAACATGATAGTCCAATGTCtttggaaaaaaatgtttcttactCATCTTctcttaaaaaagaattacaaaGAAGAAGGTGTTCCACAAAGGAAATGAGAATGAGCTTCTTTGATGTGGATGAATATAGGgctgatatattttattatttacgtgTTACAGAG ACGCAACATAGACCAAAACCAGGTTATATGAAGAAACAACCTGATATAACATATTCCATGAGGTCTATACTTGTAGATTGGCTTGTCGAGGTAGCTGAAGAATATCAATTACAAACTGAAACTCTCTACTTAGCTGTTTCATATATAGATCGCTTTCTGTCATATATGAGTGTTGTAAGAGCAAAGTTACAACTTGTTGGTACAGCTGCTATGTTTATTGCTGC aaaatacgAAGAAGTTTATCCACCAGATGTTGGAGAATTTGTATATATCACAGATGACACCTATACGAAGAAACAGGTACTACGAATGGAGCACTTAATCCTGAGAGTTTTGTCTTTTGATTTAACTGTTCCTACACCTCTTACATTTCTTATGGAATATTGTATTAGCAATAATCTtcctgaaaaaattaaatttttagcaatg TACTTGTGTGAATTATCAATGCTTGAAGGTGATCCATACCTACAGTTCTTGCCTAGTCATTTAGCAGCATCCGCATTGTCCCTTGCACGACATACATTATTGGAAGAAATGTGGCCACATGAATTGGAATTAGCAACAGGATATTGTTTAAAGGATCTTAAAGAATGCattatattcttaaataaaacattttgtaatgcattaaatattcaacaacaAGCTATCCAAGACAAATACAAAAGCAGCAA ATATGGACATGTAGCATTGTTATTACCACGACGTATTGATTATGTAACATTGACATCTgaagatgaagaagataatgcttaa